A genomic segment from Pseudoalteromonas nigrifaciens encodes:
- a CDS encoding phosphopentomutase, with protein MARAIILMADSLGIGAAPDADKFGDIGANTLAHLLKAYYDETGTALSLPNLSKLGLIDACEAAGKEPCLVSNRSASQGAWGYAKELSSGKDTPSGHWEMAGVPVLFDWGYFPKTQPSFPQEFIDELIARTGIPGILGNCHASGTTILEQLGEEHVKTGKPICYTSADSVFQIAAHEESFGLEKLYQVCETARSLLDEMNIGRVIARPFLGSNNQDFARTSNRRDYSVLPPAPTLLDVLAKDGGEVISIGKISDIYAHQGITQKHKAPGLINLLKKTNELMQSAPDHSLIFTNLVDFDEMFGHRRNPVGYAKALKEFDDYLPTILNALKADDLLIITADHGCDPTFPGSEHTREYVPVIAYQPAMTDTPLGERNSFADIGQTLAQWFNLPALEYGDGFIDKLTTSK; from the coding sequence ATGGCAAGAGCAATTATCCTAATGGCAGACAGTTTAGGAATTGGTGCAGCACCAGATGCAGATAAATTTGGTGATATTGGCGCAAATACTTTAGCACATCTGCTAAAAGCATATTATGACGAAACAGGCACAGCATTATCGCTACCAAACTTATCAAAGTTAGGGTTAATTGATGCCTGCGAAGCGGCCGGTAAAGAGCCTTGTTTAGTGTCAAACCGTTCAGCATCGCAAGGTGCATGGGGATACGCTAAAGAGCTTTCGAGCGGTAAAGATACGCCATCAGGCCATTGGGAAATGGCGGGAGTACCCGTTTTATTTGATTGGGGTTATTTTCCTAAAACTCAGCCAAGCTTCCCACAAGAATTTATTGACGAGCTTATTGCTCGTACCGGTATTCCTGGCATATTAGGTAACTGCCATGCATCAGGAACCACTATTTTAGAGCAGCTAGGTGAAGAGCACGTTAAAACAGGTAAACCTATCTGTTACACCTCAGCTGACAGCGTGTTTCAAATAGCCGCGCATGAAGAGTCATTCGGCCTAGAAAAGCTTTATCAGGTTTGCGAAACTGCACGGTCGCTACTTGATGAAATGAATATAGGGCGAGTGATTGCGCGGCCATTTTTGGGTTCAAATAATCAAGATTTTGCCCGCACCAGCAATCGCCGTGACTACTCGGTATTACCGCCAGCTCCTACATTGCTAGACGTACTGGCAAAAGACGGTGGCGAAGTAATAAGCATTGGCAAAATTTCAGATATATACGCGCATCAAGGTATTACCCAAAAGCATAAAGCACCAGGGTTAATAAACTTGCTGAAAAAAACTAACGAATTAATGCAAAGTGCGCCCGATCACAGCTTAATATTTACTAACTTGGTCGACTTTGACGAAATGTTTGGCCATCGTCGTAATCCTGTTGGGTATGCAAAAGCGTTAAAAGAGTTTGACGATTACTTGCCAACTATATTAAACGCACTAAAAGCCGATGATTTACTAATTATTACTGCCGATCATGGCTGCGATCCAACCTTTCCAGGTTCTGAGCACACCCGTGAATACGTACCAGTAATTGCTTACCAACCGGCCATGACCGACACCCCACTTGGTGAGCGAAATAGTTTTGCAGACATAGGTCAAACCTTAGCACAATGGTTTAACTTACCTGCGCTTGAATATGGTGATGGCTTTATAGATAAGCTAACTACATCTAAATAA
- the deoD gene encoding purine-nucleoside phosphorylase, producing the protein MSTPHINANVGDFAETVLMPGDPLRAKYIAENFLDDAKQVTSVRNMLGFTGTYKGKPVSIMGSGMGIPSMSLYARELIVTFGVKNLIRIGTCGGIGSDVKIRDVIFAQGACTDSNVNRARVRGTDFAAIADFDLLLNGVNAAKDLGIKAKVGNVFTTDTFYQADDTFYKDLDKLGVLAVDMETAGLYGVAAEYGAKAMALFTVSDHVITGEATPADERQSTFNEMVKIALESI; encoded by the coding sequence ATGAGTACTCCGCATATCAATGCAAACGTAGGTGATTTCGCCGAAACAGTATTAATGCCAGGCGATCCGCTACGCGCAAAATATATTGCTGAAAACTTTTTAGATGACGCAAAACAAGTAACCAGTGTACGTAACATGCTTGGCTTTACGGGCACTTACAAAGGTAAGCCTGTAAGCATTATGGGCTCGGGCATGGGCATTCCATCAATGTCTTTGTATGCGCGTGAGCTAATTGTTACTTTTGGGGTTAAAAACCTGATTCGTATTGGCACGTGTGGCGGTATTGGTAGCGACGTTAAAATACGCGATGTTATTTTTGCACAAGGTGCATGCACCGATTCAAACGTAAATCGTGCCCGTGTGCGCGGTACAGATTTTGCTGCAATTGCTGACTTTGACCTGCTTTTAAACGGCGTAAATGCTGCAAAAGATCTTGGTATTAAAGCAAAAGTGGGCAACGTATTTACTACCGACACATTTTATCAAGCCGATGACACTTTTTATAAAGATTTAGATAAATTAGGTGTGCTTGCCGTTGATATGGAAACAGCCGGTTTATATGGCGTTGCAGCCGAATATGGCGCAAAAGCAATGGCATTATTCACTGTAAGTGATCATGTGATCACTGGCGAAGCAACTCCAGCAGACGAGCGTCAAAGCACATTTAACGAAATGGTTAAAATTGCCTTAGAGTCTATCTAA
- the udk gene encoding uridine kinase, producing MTRTIIAIAGASASGKSLFSQTIYNELVNELEPGAIAIIEEDAYYKDQSHLPFAHRTQTNYDHPDAFEYKLMHEHLTQLRNGHAVEVPIYDYAQHTRSETTRYVTAAKILIVEGILLLSDKALNKEFDIKVFIDTPLDICLMRRMQRDMEQRGRTLQSVVEQYQATVRPMFYQFIEPSKHNADLVVTRGGMNRVAIDIIKSKIKHILQE from the coding sequence GTGACACGAACTATTATAGCCATTGCTGGCGCATCAGCGTCGGGTAAATCTCTTTTTAGCCAAACAATTTACAATGAATTGGTTAATGAACTTGAACCAGGCGCTATCGCCATTATCGAAGAAGATGCTTATTATAAGGATCAGTCGCATTTACCGTTTGCACATCGTACGCAAACTAACTACGACCATCCTGATGCATTTGAATATAAGTTAATGCATGAGCATTTAACACAACTTCGTAACGGCCACGCTGTAGAAGTACCTATTTATGATTACGCACAACATACTCGCAGCGAAACAACGCGGTATGTAACTGCAGCTAAAATATTAATCGTAGAAGGCATTTTACTACTTAGCGATAAAGCGCTTAATAAAGAATTTGATATTAAGGTGTTTATAGACACTCCCTTAGACATTTGCTTAATGCGTAGAATGCAACGCGATATGGAGCAAAGGGGCAGAACATTACAATCTGTTGTTGAACAATACCAAGCAACTGTTAGACCGATGTTTTATCAATTTATAGAACCGTCAAAGCATAATGCAGATCTAGTTGTCACTCGAGGCGGCATGAATCGCGTTGCGATTGATATAATAAAAAGTAAAATCAAACATATTCTTCAAGAATAG
- a CDS encoding tetratricopeptide repeat protein, which translates to MRYFLLLLFICVTFNSTAIIAAEDDPFSAPTEQQQNQAVDGLAAPMYKPLMERYILDELRAVRQDQQKLREDVTKQVTHAQLDTADRAITYTTDTINNVFFIITATASILVLVGWNSLRDVKNKVEDIVNTRVSVITDEYEDRLKILEEKLRVRSEEILSNQERISVTNEVHSLWMRANLESDFANKIEIFDEILKRKPEDVEAIAYKADALLEINDTTQAIELCNQAIEIDSDYGYAYWQRACAYALIHEHADALADIKMALDYSPNLRNELLHESAFASLHDNESFNEILSATSV; encoded by the coding sequence ATGCGTTACTTTTTATTACTATTGTTTATTTGCGTAACTTTTAATTCTACAGCGATCATTGCTGCTGAAGATGACCCTTTTTCGGCTCCCACCGAGCAGCAACAAAACCAAGCTGTTGATGGGCTAGCTGCTCCTATGTATAAGCCGCTAATGGAGCGTTATATTCTTGATGAGCTTAGAGCTGTGCGTCAAGATCAGCAAAAACTACGTGAGGATGTAACAAAACAAGTTACTCATGCCCAGCTAGATACCGCCGACCGTGCAATTACCTACACTACTGATACCATTAATAATGTATTTTTTATTATTACGGCTACCGCATCAATTTTAGTATTAGTGGGTTGGAACTCACTGCGCGATGTTAAAAATAAAGTAGAAGACATAGTAAATACCCGAGTAAGCGTTATTACCGATGAGTATGAAGATCGCTTAAAAATTCTTGAAGAAAAACTGCGCGTTCGCTCTGAAGAAATACTCAGTAACCAAGAACGGATTTCGGTCACTAATGAAGTTCACTCACTGTGGATGCGGGCTAATTTAGAAAGTGATTTTGCTAACAAAATTGAAATTTTTGACGAAATTTTAAAACGTAAACCTGAAGACGTAGAAGCCATTGCTTATAAAGCCGATGCGCTGCTAGAAATTAACGATACAACACAAGCTATTGAGCTATGTAACCAAGCAATAGAGATAGACAGTGATTATGGCTATGCTTATTGGCAACGTGCGTGTGCTTATGCGTTAATTCATGAACATGCCGATGCGTTAGCCGATATAAAAATGGCGTTAGATTACTCACCTAACTTACGCAATGAACTACTGCACGAGAGTGCGTTTGCTAGCCTACACGACAACGAAAGCTTTAACGAAATTTTGAGTGCGACTAGCGTTTAA
- a CDS encoding ferredoxin--NADP reductase, which yields MSNWVDATVKKITWWTDSLFSITVNADVEPFKAGQFTKLSIMDGDKRIARAYSYVNAPDDPNLEFYLINVVDGLLSSYLAKLQPGDNVLIERRATGFFTLDEIPASEQLWMLSTGTALGPFLSMLQQSEVWQKYQHINLVHGVRLNDDLSYQELINTLLEAHPKQLNYIPVVSREQADVGLHGRITDMIANKQLFSHVGLNATPENAQFMICGNPQMVKDTTELLINQNYQRNRRRTPGHITVEQYW from the coding sequence ATGTCTAATTGGGTTGATGCAACAGTAAAAAAAATTACTTGGTGGACAGACTCGTTATTTAGCATAACGGTAAATGCCGACGTTGAGCCATTTAAAGCGGGGCAGTTTACTAAGTTATCTATAATGGATGGCGATAAGCGTATTGCACGGGCTTACTCCTACGTTAATGCCCCTGATGACCCCAATTTAGAGTTTTATTTAATCAACGTAGTTGACGGTTTACTCTCATCGTATTTAGCCAAGCTACAACCAGGCGATAATGTATTAATAGAGCGCCGTGCTACAGGCTTTTTTACCCTTGACGAAATACCCGCCAGCGAACAGTTATGGATGCTAAGTACAGGCACCGCTTTGGGGCCGTTTTTGTCCATGCTACAACAGAGCGAAGTATGGCAAAAGTATCAACATATAAACCTAGTGCATGGCGTGCGTTTAAATGACGATTTAAGCTATCAGGAGCTTATAAACACGTTACTTGAAGCTCATCCCAAACAGTTAAATTACATTCCTGTAGTGAGTCGTGAGCAAGCTGATGTAGGGTTACATGGCCGAATAACGGATATGATTGCGAATAAGCAATTATTTTCGCACGTTGGGCTAAATGCAACGCCCGAAAACGCACAGTTTATGATTTGTGGTAATCCGCAAATGGTGAAAGACACCACAGAGTTACTCATAAACCAAAATTACCAACGCAATCGGCGCAGAACCCCCGGCCACATAACGGTTGAGCAATATTGGTAG
- a CDS encoding nuclear transport factor 2 family protein, which produces MKSLPIVFAFIFIGAAALVYATEQETNTTAQSSTEQAKPAIEKEQQAADESKQQATDRLNTLEHKEAVLTKPVVDPNKVDDSKVLGTETPKPVEKIKNKEEKAAAIAKAEQVVTQAKEALTQRQQTKAKQSRESLAVVEQLVKAYNARNIEEFIRVYAEDVEFYIFPNELLFKGKEKLIARYGLMFKKLKCIHSSPIKRIVHGDIVIDHELSETCSVDENVIDKRSELISSYQVKDGKIIRVLFFR; this is translated from the coding sequence ATGAAATCTTTACCTATCGTTTTTGCTTTTATATTTATTGGTGCCGCGGCACTTGTTTACGCAACAGAGCAAGAAACCAACACAACGGCGCAAAGCAGTACAGAGCAAGCTAAACCTGCAATTGAAAAAGAGCAGCAAGCTGCCGACGAGTCAAAACAACAAGCTACAGATAGACTCAATACCCTTGAGCATAAAGAGGCAGTATTAACAAAACCAGTTGTTGATCCTAACAAAGTAGACGACTCAAAAGTACTTGGCACCGAAACCCCTAAGCCAGTTGAAAAGATTAAAAATAAAGAGGAAAAAGCGGCCGCTATTGCCAAAGCTGAGCAAGTGGTAACGCAAGCAAAAGAAGCCTTAACGCAAAGGCAGCAAACAAAAGCCAAACAATCGCGCGAATCATTAGCTGTGGTTGAACAATTAGTTAAAGCCTATAACGCCCGTAATATTGAAGAGTTTATTCGGGTTTATGCCGAAGACGTTGAATTTTATATTTTCCCTAACGAGCTGCTATTTAAAGGTAAGGAAAAACTAATAGCCCGTTATGGCTTAATGTTTAAAAAGCTAAAATGCATTCATTCATCACCAATCAAACGCATAGTACATGGCGACATAGTAATTGATCATGAATTATCAGAAACCTGCTCAGTAGATGAAAACGTAATAGATAAACGCTCAGAGCTTATTTCAAGCTATCAAGTTAAAGATGGTAAAATAATTCGTGTGTTATTTTTTCGATAA
- the tnpC gene encoding IS66 family transposase encodes MNLNSINITEIVEQTKTQLQEDKTLSPALKMSIELILVVVVMLASKLGLNSQNSSIPPSKDINRTKPTREKSEKSAGGQKGRVGKTLTQTETPDEVQVILVDRDFLPKGHYREVGFQKRQVVDIDISKVVTEYQAQILENEQGKRFVGEFPQGVNGPIQYGVGVKAHAVYLSQYQLLPYNRIEEYFSDQLGIPISAGSLFNFNEQAAALVKSSGAEGIIKAALQSPHQTLHVDETGINIGGKRRWLHGASTTWWTYFYPHEKRGKIAMDEAGILPHFTGVLCHDHWKPYYQYTQCQHALCNAHHIRELERAWEQDGMQWAKDMQTLLKEMNKAQIDNPDLDKGAKQKYREQYQKILLQGDAKCPPPDKSSRVEGQRGRLKRTKSRALLERLRDYQDDVLRFMMSTGVPFTNNQGENDIRMTKVHQKISGCFRSKQGAEMFCLLRSYLSTCRKQYVSASLALELLFKNQLPDIFISDEAE; translated from the coding sequence ATGAATTTAAACAGCATAAATATCACTGAAATAGTTGAGCAAACTAAAACTCAGTTACAAGAAGATAAAACACTCTCGCCAGCGTTGAAGATGTCTATTGAACTCATTCTTGTTGTCGTTGTTATGCTAGCTAGTAAATTAGGACTTAATAGTCAAAATAGTAGCATTCCTCCATCAAAAGATATCAACCGAACAAAGCCAACGAGAGAGAAGTCAGAAAAATCAGCTGGCGGACAAAAAGGCCGAGTAGGTAAAACGCTGACTCAAACAGAAACACCTGATGAGGTACAAGTCATTTTAGTTGACCGAGATTTTTTACCTAAAGGTCACTATCGTGAGGTGGGTTTTCAAAAGCGACAAGTCGTCGATATAGATATCAGTAAAGTGGTGACCGAATACCAGGCTCAAATCCTTGAGAATGAGCAAGGGAAGCGGTTTGTTGGTGAATTCCCCCAAGGTGTTAACGGTCCTATTCAATATGGTGTTGGTGTGAAAGCCCATGCGGTTTACTTATCACAATATCAATTACTCCCTTATAACCGCATTGAAGAATACTTTAGTGACCAACTAGGTATTCCGATCAGTGCCGGCAGTTTATTTAACTTTAATGAACAAGCAGCGGCACTGGTAAAGTCATCGGGCGCAGAAGGTATCATCAAAGCGGCATTACAAAGCCCGCATCAAACTTTGCATGTTGATGAGACTGGCATTAATATCGGCGGTAAACGGCGATGGCTTCATGGTGCATCAACGACTTGGTGGACTTATTTTTATCCTCATGAAAAAAGAGGAAAAATAGCGATGGATGAGGCCGGTATTTTACCGCACTTTACCGGTGTGCTATGTCATGACCATTGGAAGCCATATTATCAATATACCCAATGCCAACATGCATTATGTAATGCTCACCACATCCGAGAATTAGAAAGGGCTTGGGAGCAAGACGGCATGCAATGGGCGAAGGATATGCAAACCTTACTTAAAGAAATGAATAAAGCTCAAATAGATAATCCCGACCTAGATAAAGGGGCTAAACAGAAATATCGTGAGCAATATCAAAAAATATTGCTTCAAGGTGACGCTAAATGTCCACCACCAGATAAAAGTAGCCGAGTGGAAGGTCAGCGAGGCCGATTAAAGCGAACCAAATCCCGCGCATTATTGGAACGACTAAGAGATTATCAAGATGATGTTTTACGTTTCATGATGAGCACTGGCGTGCCATTTACCAACAACCAAGGCGAGAATGATATTAGGATGACCAAGGTTCATCAAAAAATATCGGGGTGTTTTAGAAGTAAGCAAGGAGCTGAAATGTTCTGCTTGCTGAGAAGCTATTTATCGACTTGCAGAAAACAATATGTATCTGCAAGCCTAGCCCTTGAGTTATTATTCAAAAATCAGCTGCCTGATATATTCATTTCAGATGAGGCTGAATAG
- a CDS encoding ABC-F family ATPase, with protein MISTANITMQFGAEPLFENISAKFGNGNRYGLIGANGCGKSTFMKILSGALVPSAGNVSITPGLKVGNLSQDQFAFEEFSVVDAVIMGDVELWKVKQERERIYSLPEMSEDDGMKVAELESVFAEMDGYTAESRAEEILLEAGIDKEFHYGLMANVAPGWKLRVLLAQALFANPDILLLDEPTNNLDIHTITWLANELNKRKCTMIIISHDRHFLNSVCTHMADIDYGELRIYPGNYEKFLEAAGLQREQLLAENAKKSAEIDELQDFVNRFGANASKAKQASSRAKKMDKIKLDEVKSSSRMSPSLSFDEGKKMYRQALEVNKIGHGFDGEMLFSGGDLLLEAGAKLAVIGENGVGKTTFLRCLVDELKSLEGEVKWSENATFGYCPQDSTKDFDNDLTLFDWMSQWRTAKHNDLMVRGMLGRLLFTADDSNKKARNCSGGEKNRLLFGKLMMQDVNVLVMDEPTNHMDMEAIEALNNALKDFQGTLIFVSHDREFVSSLATRIIDIKDKQVIDFQGSFDEYLASCEEKKIA; from the coding sequence TTGATCTCCACCGCAAATATCACGATGCAGTTTGGCGCAGAGCCGTTGTTTGAAAACATTTCAGCTAAATTTGGTAACGGTAACCGTTACGGTTTAATTGGCGCTAACGGCTGCGGCAAGTCGACTTTCATGAAAATTTTAAGCGGGGCACTTGTGCCAAGTGCGGGTAATGTATCTATTACTCCAGGGTTAAAAGTAGGTAACCTAAGCCAAGACCAGTTTGCGTTTGAAGAGTTTAGCGTTGTTGACGCTGTAATTATGGGCGACGTGGAGCTTTGGAAAGTAAAGCAAGAGCGCGAACGTATTTACTCTTTGCCAGAAATGAGCGAAGACGATGGCATGAAAGTAGCTGAGCTAGAAAGCGTATTTGCAGAAATGGACGGTTACACGGCAGAAAGCCGCGCTGAAGAGATTTTGCTTGAAGCGGGTATCGATAAAGAATTTCATTACGGTTTAATGGCAAACGTAGCGCCGGGCTGGAAATTACGTGTGCTTTTAGCACAGGCGTTATTTGCAAACCCTGATATTTTGCTACTCGATGAACCTACAAATAACTTGGATATTCATACAATTACCTGGCTTGCTAACGAGCTTAACAAGCGTAAATGTACCATGATTATTATTTCGCATGACCGTCACTTTTTAAACTCGGTATGTACACACATGGCCGACATTGATTACGGCGAGCTGCGTATTTACCCTGGTAACTACGAGAAGTTTTTAGAAGCTGCTGGCCTACAACGCGAGCAATTACTTGCTGAAAACGCGAAGAAGAGCGCTGAAATTGACGAACTACAAGACTTTGTTAACCGTTTTGGTGCTAACGCATCTAAAGCGAAACAAGCAAGTTCGCGTGCTAAAAAAATGGATAAAATTAAACTTGATGAAGTTAAATCGTCAAGCCGTATGAGCCCTTCGCTGAGCTTTGACGAAGGTAAAAAAATGTATCGCCAAGCGCTTGAAGTTAACAAAATTGGCCATGGCTTTGATGGCGAAATGTTGTTCTCTGGCGGCGACTTATTACTTGAAGCCGGCGCTAAGCTTGCAGTAATTGGCGAAAATGGTGTGGGTAAAACTACCTTTTTACGCTGTTTAGTAGACGAGCTTAAAAGCTTAGAGGGCGAAGTTAAGTGGTCTGAAAATGCTACTTTTGGTTATTGCCCGCAAGACAGCACTAAAGATTTTGATAACGACTTAACCTTGTTTGATTGGATGTCGCAGTGGCGCACCGCTAAGCACAACGATTTAATGGTACGTGGCATGTTAGGTCGTTTGTTGTTTACAGCAGACGATTCAAACAAAAAAGCGCGTAACTGTTCAGGTGGTGAAAAAAACCGTTTGTTATTTGGTAAGTTAATGATGCAAGACGTTAACGTACTCGTAATGGACGAGCCTACAAACCACATGGATATGGAAGCCATTGAAGCACTTAACAATGCGTTAAAAGACTTCCAAGGTACGCTTATTTTTGTAAGCCATGACCGTGAGTTTGTATCGTCATTAGCTACGCGTATTATTGATATTAAAGATAAACAAGTAATCGACTTTCAAGGCTCGTTTGACGAATACCTAGCCAGTTGCGAAGAGAAAAAAATAGCGTAA